The following DNA comes from Vibrio gigantis.
GTTACTCAACCTTCAACCTGCCCATGGCTAGATCACCTGGTTTCGGGTCTAATCCTAGCAACTGTACGCCCAGTTAAGACTCGGTTTCCCTACGGCTCCCCTAAACGGTTAACCTTGCTACTAAAATTAAGTCGCTGACCCATTATACAAAAGGTACGCAGTCACACCACGAAGGTGCTCCTACTGCTTGTACGTACACGGTTTCAGGTTCTATTTCACTCCCCTCACAGGGGTTCTTTTCGCCTTTCCCTCACGGTACTGGTTCACTATCGGTCAGTCAGTAGTATTTAGCCTTGGAGGATGGTCCCCCCATATTCAGACAGGATATCACGTGTCCCGCCCTACTCGTTTTCACTGATTATGATGTGTCGGTTACGGGGCTATCACCCTTTATTGCGAGACTTTCCAGACTCTTCACCTGCATCATTAAAAGCTTAAGGGCTAATCCAATTTCGCTCGCCGCTACTTTCGGAATCTCGGTTGATTTCTCTTCCTCGGGGTACTTAGATGTTTCAGTTCCCCCGGTTTGCCTCCTGTTGCTATGTATTCACAACAGGATACTTACTTATGTAAGTGGGTTTCCCCATTCAGGAATCCCAGACTCAAAAGGTTATTACTACCTAATCTGGGCTTATCGCAAGTTATTACGCCTTTCATCGCCTCTGACTGCCAAGGCATCCACCGTGTACGCTTAGTCACTTAACCATACAACCCGAAAGGGTCTTAATGTATGGCAACTAACCAAGGTTTTTGGTTGTCATCAAGAAGGGTTAATTCTTGATAACTGTTTGCCGGACTCAATTGTGAATCAATGTAAACATTGATTCGAATACAAGACACTTGAATGTGTTTGTTGTGTTTACCTTAAAGGTAAACATTGAGAACTTTTAAATTTGATTGAATTACTCGTAAGTAATCAATCAGTCAGCTTTCCAAATTGTTAAAGAGCTTGATTCATAAATGAACCATTTTTAAAGACTCTCGAAAGAGAATACTTAAAGATGGTATCCCGTAGGGGAGTCGAACCCCTGTTACCGCCGTGAAAGGGCGGTGTCCTAGGCCTCTAGACGAACGGGACATAGGTTACTCTTAACTGTTTAAACATATCAATCTGTGTGGACACTCATCGTAAATATCTTCGTATAAGGAGGTGATCCAGCCCCAGGTTCCCCTAGGGCTACCTTGTTACGACTTCACCCCAGTCATGAACCACAAAGTGGTGAGCGTCCTCCCCGAAAGGTTAAACTACCCACTTCTTTTGCAGCCCACTCCCATGGTGTGACGGGCGGTGTGTACAAGGCCCGGGAACGTATTCACCGTGACATTCTGATTCACGATTACTAGCGATTCCGACTTCATGGAGTCGAGTTGCAGACTCCAATCCGGACTACGACGCACTTTTTGGGATTCGCTCACTATCGCTAGCTTGCTGCCCTCTGTATGCGCCATTGTAGCACGTGTGTAGCCCTACTCGTAAGGGCCATGATGACTTGACGTCGTCCCCACCTTCCTCCGGTTTATCACCGGCAGTCTCCCTGGAGTTCCCGACATTACTCGCTGGCAAACAAGGATAAGGGTTGCGCTCGTTGCGGGACTTAACCCAACATTTCACAACACGAGCTGACGACAGCCATGCAGCACCTGTCTCAGAGCTCCCGAAGGCACACCTGCGTCTCCGCTGGCTTCTCTGGATGTCAAGAGTAGGTAAGGTTCTTCGCGTTGCATCGAATTAAACCACATGCTCCACCGCTTGTGCGGGCCCCCGTCAATTCATTTGAGTTTTAATCTTGCGACCGTACTCCCCAGGCGGTCTACTTAACGCGTTAGCTCCGAAAGCCACGGCTCAAGGCCACAACCTCCAAGTAGACATCGTTTACGGCGTGGACTACCAGGGTATCTAATCCTGTTTGCTCCCCACGCTTTCGCATCTGAGTGTCAGTATCTGTCCAGGGGGCCGCCTTCGCCACTGGTATTCCTTCAGATCTCTACGCATTTCACCGCTACACCTGAAATTCTACCCCCCTCTACAGTACTCTAGTTCACCAGTTTCAAATGCAGTTCCGAGGTTGAGCCCCGGGCTTTCACATCTGACTTAATGAACCACCTGCATGCGCTTTACGCCCAGTAATTCCGATTAACGCTCGCACCCTCCGTATTACCGCGGCTGCTGGCACGGAGTTAGCCGGTGCTTCTTCTGTTGCTAACGTCAAGAGATAGCGCTATTAACGCTACCCCCTTCCTCACAACTGAAAGTACTTTACAACCCGAAGGCCTTCTTCATACACGCGGCATGGCTGCATCAGGCTTTCGCCCATTGTGCAATATTCCCCACTGCTGCCTCCCGTAGGAGTCTGGACCGTGTCTCAGTTCCAGTGTGGCTGATCATCCTCTCAGACCAGCTAGGGATCGTCGCCTTGGTGAGCCATTACCTCACCAACTAGCTAATCCCACCTAGGCATATCTTGACGCGAGAGGCCCGAAGGTCCCCCTCTTTGGCCCGTAGGCATTATGCGGTATTAGCCATCGTTTCCAATGGTTATCCCCCACATCAAGGCAATTTCCTAGGCATTACTCACCCGTCCGCCGCTCGACGCCCATTAACGCACCCAAAGGATTGTTAGTGTCGTTTCCGCTCGACTTGCATGTGTTAGGCCTGCCGCCAGCGTTCAATCTGAGCCATGATCAAACTCTTCAATTTAAGATTTTGTCGACTCAACGAATACTGACTTCAAAACTACTGTGTAATTTTAAAGTTATTATCATTCCAACAGAATGATAATGAATTGACTGTGCCAAATAACCTCTCTCTATAAAGAAAGTAATTATTCGTATTGGTCACTCAGTTCATTGAAATCAATTTTGTTACCGAAGTAACTGTCATTACCTAAGTAATAACGTTTTGATATTCATCAACGAGTGCCCACACAGATTGATAGGTTTAAATTGTTAAAGAGCTTCTCTTCGTTGTGACTTGCATCACTTGGGAAGAGGCGGCCATTCTAGCGACTTAATCCTCAGTGTCAAACACTTATTTGGAATTAATTTCTACTTTCTAAAAGTAGGAGTGAATAATCACTCAAAGCTAGTTGCCTTCACTAACATTCTGCACTGAAGCCTTGTGGCGTCTGCCGTGTCAGTGAGGCGGCATTATAGAGATGCGGCTATTATTGGCAAGCATTAAATGCGTTTTTTATTAAAAAAAGAGGTTAAGCGAAGACATTTCAACCAAGGGCTTATTTATACCACTTCCACCCCAACTTCCGAACAAATTACCCACAATACCCTGTGGATAACTACTCTCCATTATCAAAAAAGTAAGACAAGCGAGCCCTAGGGTTTAGATATTCTCGAACTTGTTCAGGTAACTTGTTGGGATGAACGGCATTAACGATTTTGATCTCTTTAATAAAGAGGTCAATGATCGGGGCTTGGGTTCTTGGCACGCTAGGATCGTAGATTAGTACATTCGGATAAAGCATATGCTTGGCGTTAACAGATATCACAATCCCAATCGAATCATTTGAAAGCTGTACTACTGTTCCTGGTGGGTAAACACCCATGAACTTAACCAACAGCCCCAAGTTATCTTGGCTATATAGGTGTCTACAACTTTTATATAAATGAGATAGTGCCAAGTATGGGATCATTTGTTGAGATTGTGTTTTAGCATGGCAAAGGTTATCGAATGCATTAGCCACAGCGACAATCTTGGCAAACTCATCAATCTCATGTTCTTTTAATCCTTCGGGGTAACCAGAACCATCATTCATTTCATGATGTTGGGCTATCACCTTTTGTGCACTGTCAGGAAAGTCATCTATTCCCGCAACAATATCCTCACCATATTTCGTATGAAGCTTCAGATAGTTCTCTTCAGGTATCGTCAGGGCACTTTGCTTTCTTAGTATCGCGACTGGTATTTTGATTTTACCTATATCGTGAAACAACGCTGCGAAGGAGAGAGCTTTCAATTGTTGTGTATTATAGCCTTTGGCCTTACCTATCATCAGTGCAACAACCGAAACATTTAGAGTATGGAAGTAGATGTCTTCAAAATCCGCTTTAGCATTCATAAGATGCAAGGTGACGTTATCATCGCTAACTAGAGTTTCGACAATATCATCAACAAGAGCCTTAACCTCCCCCACTGCATCTAAAGGTCTGTTGCGGATCTTGGTCATCACAGAGCGCATTCGAGCAAGCGAACGTTCAAACTCTCTCTCACAATGACTCACCCTGCGACGGTAAGAGCTAAGGGTTTCGATACGCTCATGCTTCTCTTTCCACATTCTTTCCGTTTCAAGAGTTACCTTCGAATCAATATCGACTTCTTGCTCACATGCATGGTGAACTGGTAAAGGCGGAGTGTCACTTTGATTCGGGTTTATATAGACGTGTTTAATCCCAAGATGTCGAATTACTTTTACTTGAGCGTCATCTTTGATTTTAAAGCTATTGAATAAAAATGGGTGTTCATTCCATTTTACTGGGAGTCGTATATGTAGACCAGGCTGAATGCGATCTACGGTAATCTTTATGCTGCCCATTTTTATATATAATATTGATTGATAATCTCTATTTATAATTCTAATAAAACCAAGCAGCAATTTCACTATCCAATTTCACAGGTTCAACTTAAAGAATCACAGTGCACCATCCAGCGTATACCAAACTTGTCCTCTACTTTGCCAAACCGAGCTCCCCAAAACGTATCCGCTAGAGGTGTCATTATTCGCCCACCTTGCTTGAGCTTTTCAAAGATTGTCTCTTGAGTCGCTGTATCATCTGTAACAAGAGAAAGTGCAAGGTTGTTCCCTTCAAGCTCCTTGGCTTTCACCCCATCAGACATCATAAGCTTCATACCAAAAGCTTCGAACTCTGCATGCATAACCCAGTCAGGTTGAGCCCCTTCTATTACCTGTGGCGCATCACTAAAGAGTTGCTTTGACAAGACCACTCCACCAAAACATTTATGATAAAAGTCCAACGCCTCGCTACAACGACCATCAAAAAATAGGTAAGGGGTTACAGTTAGCATATCTTTCTCCTCTGTTATTTCTTTAAACATAGACAATAGAAGAGAGAATTAAAGGTAACAGGCTGATTTAAGATGATTAATTTATTAACAGATCAAATGGCAAAGGGAAAATATGGATTTAGGAATGAAACATAAAGATTTGTCTGACTGAAGGACTACTTCTACCCCACGAAGAAAATACTTCCAATATTCCAGATACAATAAAGCCCCAACTTTCGTCGAGGCTTTATCATTTAAATATGGTACCGGTAGGCGACTTGACTGGGCTTGCATCCAAGCCGACACGCTGGATTTCAAATTCACAAACGCCTAAAACGACGAAAGGTCGCTATAAAAGCGACCTTTCTATATATGGTACAGGTTTAGGCGGACTGATTGGACAGGCATTCCTGCCGCTACCGAGAAGGCAACGCTTTCCAGACTCCAGATACAACAAAGCCCCAACTTTCGTTGAGGCTCTGTCTTAAAATATGGTACCAGTAGGCGACTTGACTGGGCTTGCATCCAAGCCGACACGCTGGATTTCAAATTCACAAACGCCCAAAACGACGAAAGGTCGCTATAAAAGCGACCTTTCTATATATGGTACCGGTAGGCGGACTTGAACCGCCACGCCCGAAGGCAACGGATTTTGAATCCGTCGTGTATACCAATTTCACCATACCGGCATTATCTTGGGGCATTGCCCTTTCGATGTTTGGCATTATACGTATGCGAACTGATGTGGCAAGTATAAAAACTTGAATTCATGTGTGTTTGCCGATAATTTCGCCACTAAGTCATAAGCTGTGCGTCATGTCTCTTTTCAGGTTAAGCCTTAAACTATATTCTAACGCCTCAATTTTTAAAGAAGTAATAACACATGACATCAACAAACACTCTGCCACCAGCAGGAATCATGCGCCGATTTGGTGCATTGTTCTATGACGCTCTGATCGTAATCGCTATTGAAATGTTGGCGGCTGGCGTCATTGTCGCTCTGCTGCACGCTCTCATGGCTCTTGGCGTTTTTAACCATAGCGGCTATGCCGATGTTAGTGACTTCTTAACCAACCATCCAATTTGGAGCCCTGCATACACCTTTTACTTAGTGGTCGTTTGGGTTTACTTCTTTGTGTTCTTCTGGACTCGAGCCGGTCAAACTCTGGGAATGAGAGCGTGGAAACTTCGCGTTCAAAACAAAGATGGCTCAGCTATCACAGTAACTCAAGCGCTGATTCGCTTAAGTACATCAGGTTTTGGATTAGCAAACCTATGCGTTCCATTCGATCCTGAAAAACGTGGCTTTCACGATATCTGGGCAAAAACCGAAGTCGTTGTGTTACCACAAGCTCGATAGCGTGATCTAAGTTAGTTTCAATCAAGATCAAAAAAGGAAGGCGTTATGCCTTCCTTTTTTCTATCTACAGTTTTCGCCTTAATAGCATAACGGCTATTCCGAGGAACACCACGCTCGGAGCTATCGCACCAAAGGCCGGTGGTATTTGATAAACCAAACTCACAGGGCCAAAGAACTCACTGGATATATAGAAGGTAAAGCCGGCGATAACACCAGACAGGATCCTCGCCCCCATGGTTACACTACGCAGAGGACCAAAGATAAACGACAGTGCCATCAACATCATAACCGCGATCGAGATTGGCTGAGTTATCTTTCTCCACAATGCCAATTCATAGCGAGCTGCGTCTTGTTCTGACGCTTTGAGGTAGGTTACGTAATCATATAAACCACTTAATGACAGCTCTTCCGGCTTAACCGTCACTATCGCAAGCTTGTCTGGGGCAAGTGATGTTTTCCAGGTGTATGTCGGCAAATTCTCTTTAGTTATCTGCAGTTCATTTTCAAAAGAAGTCACTACAACATCTTTCATCGTCCACACGTTGTCTCCAACGTAATCGACTTCTTCAGAGTAGATAGCAGTCTTTAGAGCCTTGTTCTCATCAAAGCGCCACATATTCATACCATAAAGCTTCTCATCATCGATTTTAACGATAAAGATGAAGTCATTAGCGTCACGAGCCCAGACACCGCTTTGGGTCGAAATGATGTTACCACCAGCAATCGAGATGGTTCTTAAATCACGAGCCATCTTCTGTGCTTGAGGTGCCCCCCACTGACCAAGCAGCGTCACCACAATCATAAGTGGAATAGCAGTTTTAAGCACCGAGAGGCCGATATCCAACTTAGAGAAACCAGCAGCCTGCATGACTACCAATTCAGAGCTCGCAGCGAGCATACCTAATCCGATCAATGCACCAAGTAACGCAGCCATTGGAAAAAACATTTCGATATCACGAGGGATACTCAATAAAACGAAATACAGCGCTTGTAATAAATCATAGGTACCACGACCAACTTTTCTCAGCTGCTCTACATACTTGATGATCCCAGAGAGACCAACAAACGTCACCAAAACCAATGATGTCGTTGCGATGATGGTTCTGCCTATATATAAATCGAGAATCTTAAACACGGCTTGAGCCAACCTCTTTGTTCTTGAATTTTTCTTTCAAACGCCTTACTGGCACGCTATCCATAAAGTTTGCACCAATCGCGACAAATAACAATAACGCATTAATTGGCCACATGCCGATTACCGCCGGAACACTCCCCTCTTCAATTGAAGATTTGGTTGCACTGATTGCTAAGAAATAGGTGAGATAGATCAGTATTGCAGGGCCGATTTTCGCAAAACGACCTTGTCGAGGGTTTACCGCCGATAGTGGTACCACAAGCATGGTCAATAGTGGAATACAAAGTACCAAAGAAATACGCCACTGTAGCTCTGCTTTCGCACTATTGTTTGGGTTACCAATCAAATCAAGTGTAGGAATCGCTTCCCAATCTCGCCCTTTTTTCTTAACTTCACGCTGGCCGATCAGGCCTTCGTATTCTTCAAAGTGCGTCACCCTATAGTCAAGGCGTGTAGGGATACCTTCGTGCCGAGTACCATCGAACATCACGATAACTTGACGACCATCGCTGAGCTCTTTTACGTCTCCCGACTTCGAGAACATCACACTTGGCAACACTGAATCACGAGGGCGCATTTGAGCAACGAACACATTTTCTAATTTATTACCGTCGATATCATCAATAAATACGACAGAAGAGCCATCCGGAGTACCTTCAAATTTACCTTTTGGTAGCAAATCGACGCTGTTCTCTGCGGCTACTTCTTCATACATTTGTTCAACTTTGTCCTGCGACCAAGGAGATAGCCAAAATGAGTTAAAGGCTGCTGCAGATGCCGTAATCAAAGCTAGGTAGAGCGCTGATTGAATCAGGAATTTATTACCGATGCCAGTGGCGTTCATGACCACTATTTCACTTTCAGCGTAAAGGCGACCAAAAGTAAGCAAAATGCCAATATAGATACTGAGTGGAAGCATCAGTAAGCCCATCGCTGGCATATTTAGGCCAACAATCGACAATATAAGACTCGCAGGGATATCACCATCAGAGGCGTCCGCTAAAACACTGATGAATTTTTGGCTGAGAAACACGAGAAAGAGAACAAAAAAGATCGCAAATTGGCTCTTGATTGTCTCGCGGATCAAATATCTAACAATAATCACGCTCAAATTACCTATACAAAACTTGTTTTTTTGATTGAATCACTATAATTTCCCGTTGAACCTTTTATTTTTTTAAATTTTTAGCTAAGTGTTAGCGTTCTTCTTTAAGGTTAGTTCCATTATAGGATCCAACAAGTAAGAACCTATTATCTAACATTTAGTTCGATTTGTCTTCAGGATGTAGGAGTACGCATGGAGTTCAGTGTAAAAAGTGGCAGCCCAGAGAAACAGCGCAGCGCATGTATCGTTGTCGGTGTATTCGAACCGCGCCGCCTTTCTCCAGTAGCCGAGCAATTAGATAAAATTAGCGATGGCTATATTAGTTCACTGCTTCGTCGCGGTGATCTAGAGGGTAAACCTGGCCAGATGCTACTGCTGCATCAAGTACCTGGTGTACTTTCAGAACGTGTTCTACTGGTAGGTTGTGGTAAAGAGCGTGAGCTAGGCGAGCGTCAATACAAAGAAATCATCCAAAAAACCATCAGCACACTAAACGAAACAGGTTCTATGGAAGCCGTATGTTTCCTTACAGAACTGCACGTTAAAGGTCGTGACACATATTGGAAAGTTCGCCAAGCGGTAGAAGCGACTAAAGATGGTCTTTACACATTCGACCAATTCAAGAGCAATAAACCAGAGACTCGTCGCCCACTACGTAAATTGGTATTCAACGTACCAACTCGTCGCGAATTGAGCCTTGGTGAGAAAGCTATTTCTCACGGTCTTGCTATTGCTTCGGGTGTAAAAGCGTCTAAAGATCTAGGCAACATGCCACCAAACATCGCAAACCCTGCTTACCTTGCTTCTCAAGCTCGCCGTTTAGCCGACGATTACGAGACAGTAAAGACTAAGATCATCGGTGAAGAAGAGATGGAAAAGCTGGGTATGACTTCATACCTTGCGGTAGGCCGCGGCTCTAAGAATGAATCTATGATGTCTATCATGGAATACAAAGGTGCGGCTGACCCAGATGCAAAACCTATCGTTTTGGTTGGTAAAGGTCTTACTTTTGATTCAGGCGGTATCTCGCTTAAGCCTGGTGAAGGCATGGATGAGATGAAGTACGACATGTGTGGTGCTGCATCTGTATTCGGCACAATGAAAGCACTGGCGAAACTTAATTTGCCAATCAACGTTGTAGGTATTCTTGCGGGCTGTGAAAACATGCCGGGTAGCAATGCTTACCGCCCAGGTGACATCCTTACAACAATGTCAGGCCAAACGGTTGAAGTACTCAATACTGATGCTGAAGGTCGCTTGGTTCTATGTGATGCTCTAACTTACGTTGAGCGTTTTGAACCAGACTGTGTTGTCGATGTTGCTACGCTAACTGGCGCATGTGTTATTGCTCTAGGTCACCACATCAGTGGCGTTTTATCGAACCACAACCCACTTTCTCACGAACTTGTTAATGCTTCTGAGCAAGCAAGTGACCGTGCATGGCGTCTACCTATGGCAGACGAGTACCATGAGCAGCTAAACAGCCCATTCGCTGATATGGCGAACATTGGCGGCCGTCCTGGCGGCACAATTACTGCAGGTTGCTTCCTGTCTAAATTTACGAAGAAGTACCACTGGGCACACATCGATAGTGCTGGTACAGCTTGGAAGTCAGGCGCAGCGAAAGGCTCGACAGGTCGTCCTGTCTCAATGCTAGTCCAATTCTTATTGAACCGCAGCGGCCAAGAGACTGAAGAGCAATCTTCAAAATAATAAAAAGGGCCTACGGGCCCTTTTTTAATAAGCGCTATTTGTTAGATCCTGTTAACCAAGTAACATTGATATCCACGATTTTCAGTTCGAGTATTAAGTATGCAGACTGCTACATTTTACATTGTGCCTTCAGACAGCCCGCAAGCCAGCAAAGATGGCTTTGCTCACTATGTGCTGTTTCTTGCTCAGCACTTTGCAAAACAAGGCGCTAAACTTTATCTCAACTGCAATGACAAAGACCATGCAGAGCGTATTGCTGAGGTTTTCTGGCAAGTCGAACCCAATGAGTTTATTGCACATAACTTGGTTGGTGAAGGTCCAAAGTATTCAACCAACATCGAAATCGGCTACCAAGGCGTCAAACATAATTGGAATCGTCAGCTAGTAATTAATCTGGCTGATAATCATACAACCTTTGCGAACGCCTTTGCTCAGGTGATAGACTTCGTCCCTTGCGAAGAAAAAGCTAAGCAACTCGCTCGAGAAAGGTATAAAATTTACCGTCAGGCTGGATATCAGCTACAAACTATCGAGATTCAACATCCATAGTCAAACCTCATAGTTAAAGCTATCT
Coding sequences within:
- the pepA gene encoding leucyl aminopeptidase yields the protein MEFSVKSGSPEKQRSACIVVGVFEPRRLSPVAEQLDKISDGYISSLLRRGDLEGKPGQMLLLHQVPGVLSERVLLVGCGKERELGERQYKEIIQKTISTLNETGSMEAVCFLTELHVKGRDTYWKVRQAVEATKDGLYTFDQFKSNKPETRRPLRKLVFNVPTRRELSLGEKAISHGLAIASGVKASKDLGNMPPNIANPAYLASQARRLADDYETVKTKIIGEEEMEKLGMTSYLAVGRGSKNESMMSIMEYKGAADPDAKPIVLVGKGLTFDSGGISLKPGEGMDEMKYDMCGAASVFGTMKALAKLNLPINVVGILAGCENMPGSNAYRPGDILTTMSGQTVEVLNTDAEGRLVLCDALTYVERFEPDCVVDVATLTGACVIALGHHISGVLSNHNPLSHELVNASEQASDRAWRLPMADEYHEQLNSPFADMANIGGRPGGTITAGCFLSKFTKKYHWAHIDSAGTAWKSGAAKGSTGRPVSMLVQFLLNRSGQETEEQSSK
- the lptG gene encoding LPS export ABC transporter permease LptG, which gives rise to MFKILDLYIGRTIIATTSLVLVTFVGLSGIIKYVEQLRKVGRGTYDLLQALYFVLLSIPRDIEMFFPMAALLGALIGLGMLAASSELVVMQAAGFSKLDIGLSVLKTAIPLMIVVTLLGQWGAPQAQKMARDLRTISIAGGNIISTQSGVWARDANDFIFIVKIDDEKLYGMNMWRFDENKALKTAIYSEEVDYVGDNVWTMKDVVVTSFENELQITKENLPTYTWKTSLAPDKLAIVTVKPEELSLSGLYDYVTYLKASEQDAARYELALWRKITQPISIAVMMLMALSFIFGPLRSVTMGARILSGVIAGFTFYISSEFFGPVSLVYQIPPAFGAIAPSVVFLGIAVMLLRRKL
- a CDS encoding RDD family protein, whose protein sequence is MTSTNTLPPAGIMRRFGALFYDALIVIAIEMLAAGVIVALLHALMALGVFNHSGYADVSDFLTNHPIWSPAYTFYLVVVWVYFFVFFWTRAGQTLGMRAWKLRVQNKDGSAITVTQALIRLSTSGFGLANLCVPFDPEKRGFHDIWAKTEVVVLPQAR
- a CDS encoding VOC family protein, which encodes MLTVTPYLFFDGRCSEALDFYHKCFGGVVLSKQLFSDAPQVIEGAQPDWVMHAEFEAFGMKLMMSDGVKAKELEGNNLALSLVTDDTATQETIFEKLKQGGRIMTPLADTFWGARFGKVEDKFGIRWMVHCDSLS
- the lptF gene encoding LPS export ABC transporter permease LptF; its protein translation is MIIVRYLIRETIKSQFAIFFVLFLVFLSQKFISVLADASDGDIPASLILSIVGLNMPAMGLLMLPLSIYIGILLTFGRLYAESEIVVMNATGIGNKFLIQSALYLALITASAAAFNSFWLSPWSQDKVEQMYEEVAAENSVDLLPKGKFEGTPDGSSVVFIDDIDGNKLENVFVAQMRPRDSVLPSVMFSKSGDVKELSDGRQVIVMFDGTRHEGIPTRLDYRVTHFEEYEGLIGQREVKKKGRDWEAIPTLDLIGNPNNSAKAELQWRISLVLCIPLLTMLVVPLSAVNPRQGRFAKIGPAILIYLTYFLAISATKSSIEEGSVPAVIGMWPINALLLFVAIGANFMDSVPVRRLKEKFKNKEVGSSRV
- a CDS encoding DNA polymerase III subunit chi codes for the protein MQTATFYIVPSDSPQASKDGFAHYVLFLAQHFAKQGAKLYLNCNDKDHAERIAEVFWQVEPNEFIAHNLVGEGPKYSTNIEIGYQGVKHNWNRQLVINLADNHTTFANAFAQVIDFVPCEEKAKQLARERYKIYRQAGYQLQTIEIQHP
- a CDS encoding HD-GYP domain-containing protein, translating into MGSIKITVDRIQPGLHIRLPVKWNEHPFLFNSFKIKDDAQVKVIRHLGIKHVYINPNQSDTPPLPVHHACEQEVDIDSKVTLETERMWKEKHERIETLSSYRRRVSHCEREFERSLARMRSVMTKIRNRPLDAVGEVKALVDDIVETLVSDDNVTLHLMNAKADFEDIYFHTLNVSVVALMIGKAKGYNTQQLKALSFAALFHDIGKIKIPVAILRKQSALTIPEENYLKLHTKYGEDIVAGIDDFPDSAQKVIAQHHEMNDGSGYPEGLKEHEIDEFAKIVAVANAFDNLCHAKTQSQQMIPYLALSHLYKSCRHLYSQDNLGLLVKFMGVYPPGTVVQLSNDSIGIVISVNAKHMLYPNVLIYDPSVPRTQAPIIDLFIKEIKIVNAVHPNKLPEQVREYLNPRARLSYFFDNGE